The DNA sequence CCACTTCAATTACCAcagtctgctgctgctcagaTCTGTGATTACCATCTGGCTGCACGTGCACAGCTGATGTGCACCACACTTTGAAGTGAACAAGATCTGAGAGAAAGCAGGTTTTTCCTCTGATGTTTGAGATCCCAAAATGTGACGttcaaagaggaagaaaaaggatCTTGCTTTGTTATTTCCAACCTTCATTGCTGGAATAGATAAGGCACGTTTCTGACGTTTGCACTTGGAAGTAACGCCTTACAAGGAGAAACTGAGAGTGAAATACTGGACTTGAAAGAGCaacaagtcattttaacttaatttaaccTGATGAAGGCCTAAGTGAGCACAAGTGCAGTTCCCTGTCTCCTTGATCATATCCACTTTTATGGTGTGGCAGACGTCTGAAGATCATTTAAAGACTGTTGATTCATATTAGAACATaatttgtccataaatgacagaaaaacaccatattatgggatttcCAAAAATTGGACCGAAACTAAAAtagcatgttgttttttatcaaaaatgGTGAAAGTttaaaattcctaaaaatgattttaaaaaatgactttattatagtctgttgatacatattagaataTAATTTGTCCatacatgacagaaaaagaccataTTTTCACTTGTCCAAAAATTGgactgaaacaaaaaaagtcgaactatacagaaaaacaccatattatgggatttaGAAAATTTggaccaaaacaaaaaagttatactatagcatgtcgttttttgttaaaaattgtgaaattttaaaatgcctaaaaatgataAGAATGACTTTATTAAGTACCAATACAACAATAATACTCCAAGTATAAGTAAAATCCTACTTAGGTATATGCATCAAAATTAGGATATCAAATTTTAAGGTATTTGCTCTGCAAAAAGTGGCTCTTGTGACTAATATAATACTAAATATTGTTTTACTAATAAtggatttattcttgacagataaagtgtatatctcctCAGCACTTTTTTACTCACttccaaatatatcacaatgaaaataaaaccacaattagcagaggattgtgtccgaaaacaaaattattacaactttatgggtgTCCCTGTATATCCTGCTGGgcagtttaatgtaaaaataatatatgataCTTTATTAGTTGATTCAGGATttgtattaatataaaaaaacaaattgacaaaaGCTATCAAAGACATTTTAGGAACGTAAAACATACTAGTTTTTCCTGCAAAATTGAGCAGAGTAGAAGGATAAAGTAGCTTAAATTGGAGAAAAGTGTCAGTAAACCCAGTAAAGTGCAAGTGCCCcgaaattgtacttgagtaaatgttactTTTCACCACTGCTGAAAAGTAACAACAAAAGGTAGCTGTTGaataattgtagtggagtaagaagtacaatatttcttCTGAAAATGGGGTGGAGAATAAGTTAAAAGTAGCATGGACATATtcaagtaaaacaaaaatacctcagaaattgtactgaagtagaGTAAATCTGCTTTGTTACTTTCCCATTGTCTTCTAAATTCAGACGTTGTTGACAAGGGGAAGAACTTGAAGGCAGCAGACACATTACCACAGTGAGAAATAATCTGTTGTTTCCTGACTTCAACAGGAGGAAGAGGCTGTTTTACCCATCAGAGCAGAGGAATGTCAAGTGCATTTTGAACCTGAACgcataatttagtgtttttattatattttattgcataCATTGATTccacatatcgtcacactgttaaaataatcgcctaagtcattttttgtcaaaattgggtttttttgcctaaatcatctcctcatagccacctatggtaaaatcacctccatcctcagttgatcagatcatgtgattttacccctttaagataatggcctatgtcaagtgtgtgacttaagcggatttattattcctaaatcaaaataaaatgtgacttaagcaagatctggtaacactttattttgaaggtgtctacataagagtgacatgagcatgtcataaacatgacgtgggatgtgtcatgaacattattgacactttgaagtaacattaatgctcatgatacttgtcatgtcatgtttctgacaggcttgtgtgactcttatgtagacaccttcaaaataaagtgttaccatatcttgcttaggTCAgaaaaggcatgttcaaaaaattgcctaagtcatttatttctcttaagttaaataatttacacacagtgttattactatgccaatagccatcctttgttacatcctttttgagtgaaatgatcaataaatgtcatatgttacacttttggtgaagttttttgtgtttcttgcaaAACTTAGTTactgagttaggcgattattttaacagggtgacgatatacaTTATTTAGTGGTTTTACATTATAAAGCATACCAGTATACACCCTTTTTTCCTACAATTACCATACGTCATCCTGCTCCCTCTCCCCTCCAGAGGCCCCTCAGCAGAGGAAAACTCACGTCAGTGACAGCAGCTGTTCTTACCGGACACTCTGCTTCCCTGACCTGCTGCACACTGACACACCGTAGGAAGCtgacctcccacacacacacacacacacacacaccacacacaccacaccacacacacacacaccctccctgCTTCCCCTCAGACCCTATTGTGTCTCTCTGACAATGATGCATCCCAGACAAGCTCCAAGTTCAATGCAATATTGTTCTGCCGACTGCTTGGGGCTGAAGCACACTTTGGGGTGATTGTTTCTGGTAGAGGCACCAGTTCTTTTCACAGCAAAGATCATTTATCAGCAAATTATATTGCTTatgaattttaaatatatttttgcagtctgtattatgtaaaaatatttcaagTCACCAAACTCCAGCAGCTTTTTAAAGACGAGTTATGCTCTTTTTTTATAATAGATGCCATATCCGTGATTTAAAGTGTAGTGGAAAACCTCAAATGACTTATTTATTATGGCAAATATTAATAGTACATTCTGTGCATGGTGGAAATACTATTAGGCACTTACTAGGCAAAGCAAATGTACAACATTCGTACTATTTGTCTGCAACTAATGCTAACTTTAATGATCAGCTATTCTGTAACTGAAACTCTATACTTtccaattaatcaattaatgacTTTATTAAATGTTAGAATAGTGAAAAATACCCGTCACAATTCCCAAAAGATAACATGGTGACGTCTTGAAGTTGCTCATTTTGTCTAAACAAAAgtctaaaacccaaatatattcaaataacagtaatataaaagcagaaaaaggcAGCAAATCATcatatttgagaagctggagTCGGCAAACACATGACATTTAGTTTGATAAAACGCTTAAATTATCAtttaattatcaaaattgtgagtAAATCTCCTGCTGATGGACAAATTGTATATAATCTTTTATAAACAGATGTTCAAGTAGCTTAagataagacacaaaacaacattaaaaacacaataagaagaaaaatatcaaaataaagtaaaatgaagGTAAACAAAAGAGAAATCAAGTGCTCTCGTGTGCCGACATGAGTGCTTCATGCaattttgtttgtctttagtAAGATATATTGCTTTCCAGCAGAGACATAAGCGGATATATTTATACCATTATTAGCCGGCCTACGTTAACTGATGCATTGTGCTTTTTAGCAAGGCAGATTAACAAAAGCCTGCTACGGTTACAAGCATCCCCAGGGGGTGCCATCATACGCCTAATCCTCTGATCACAGGGggcagtgatgatgatgatgatgatgatggtggtgatggtggtgatggtggtgatgggTCCTTCTGCTCATAAAGCCCTCACTCCAAACAGATTGTCCTTGATCAGTCTCGTTAAACTGTGCAGCTGTGGACCGTTAGCTGATGGCTAATTGTTCTGAGAGCAGGATTAGGCTGTATGCACAGGGGTGTGATGCTTTAAAGGTCGAACATATAATACTGTGTTGGCTCataacattaattaaaatgGTTTAAAAGTAATATAGTAAGTTGATTATCCATCCCAGACCAATCACAGTTAATGGTTTTGTATTGTATGTCCACATTTAGCATTCTGATTATATTTAAGGTGGATTTAAAAACAACTTTGGTCCTATTATTGTTATATGGAGCCTGAAACTGGCAAAACTTATAAACAGAGAAACAGTATAGATATGTGTGTTATAGTGCAtttaatggtgcattcacaaaCTCCTTGGATGGTCCCAGTTTCCCAAGTCAGGAAGGAGTTCTTCCAACTACAAAGTGTTTATAAAACTTTCCTAAAATCAACATTTCTAtcgtatttattatttattttaggattCTTCCATCCACCATGTTTCTACCAAACATGACGTCAACTTAGCAAGTCGGGTACAAAAATGTTTCCAAGGTATTTTTCTGACTTGTTTGGGCGTTTGCATGAATTTTCCCAGTCCAGAATTTTTCCATGGAGCCAACAAGCTAATATACTAACTAGCTTTAACTAGCTTACATAGCAGTTAACACACCAATAAAATAGttagatatttatttaactattaCCCTGGCTAACTTTACTCATAAAACTACACTACccagtgttaataatttatgTACTGTACTGGATATGGTTGTAGCATTAAGTAATAAATTATTGTAACCGTAACGATACCTAAAAAagcaagctaatgctaacaaAGTTAACTAGCTATGGCTAACTAGAAGTTCACAATATGCCactatcttattattattaatttggtGTATAACATAAtaaattgaactttattgtttatgttttgtgtgttattaatttaacttaattttttcCCCAAGTATCAAAGAAATATCAAAGGAGTTAGCTAGCTAACTTCCTTATCGTTAGCTTCTAGGTAGCATTAGCTAGTTAGCTTTTGTTACTAACTGATTGAAGGAAAATGATAAAGATTTATATTCCTTTTAAAACTCTATTTTAATTACTTAACTTTAAATACTATTTATTAAAGTTGTATTTCTGACTTGTCTCATGACCttccactacattttgtgtatttcagggttttataaatatcaaatatatgcaaatttataCTATTCCTATTAAGAAATTACAATATCTGCCAGCTTTAGAAACAGCCAATTAAATTTTGACCAATACTTTGATTTATGAAAGTTAAATatcatcaaatatttatttctttgtgtttttttttttaaacttgacacTTGGCTGTTCTGCGGGGTAATTATAAGAACCACATTACGAGTATTTATGTCTTAACTGTCTGTGGGGAAATGAGTcaagtttaatttatttcagtAGAACGATTAGAAATACCAGGCTTCAGGCGTCATCCATCTGcctgactcagtgtgtgtgtgtgtgtgtgtgtgtgtgtgtgtggtacagcACATGCTCCTCTTTTGCAGAGGAGCGTGTGTGATGCTTTTGTGTGTTGATTTCAGGGTTattgttgtgttattgttgtgACGGGACTGCAGGCTGGGGGGGAAGTGAAGCCCACCATCTGTCCTTTATACTCTAAACTAttgtcctgcacacacacacacacacacacacacacacacacactcccatcaTGACCTCAAACCCTCTGTCTGCACTCTGCTGGGGCAAAATCTATCAGTTCATTTTATCATAGTGACTCGACAGAACacaatttcacattaaaacaataGGCAGGCATTTCAGTTTAATgttaaaaactaaatgtttcattattGGAGAGAGAACATTACACAGGTTATTTCACAGTAAAGATTAATACATTCAAAAGATCacacacttgaataaatatttttttaaataatttattaaatgtgtATTATGTGAAATGAAATATGAATTAACATGACAGTTGGGAAAAAATAGACACAGTTTTCCTGCCTGTAAAGTGTTGGCAGGGAGACGCCCAACAGCCACTGTGTTAAAAGGACAGGAAGCGGATTTTACTACTCAGCCACAATCCAGCATCATCAAGTATACCACAATAACATAACAAGACCGGAAGTCACAAGTCTAAATAAAAGCTGAGTACTTTAAATGGAATGGCAGACTATATTGATGGCTACACCACAAGATATATGTCTTAAATTTGATTTGTATTGGTGATCAAAAGGTTAACACCACCATAGTCTGTGAAAAATTTATTTTAGCATTGGTAGTAGTTTTCAGCCTGGAGAtattttcacaaaatgacctgGTTGAAACCAAATAGCTagtattgttttgattttatttggcACCCACAAAATGTCAACACCACATTGAGACCCTCAAAAAAACGAAATATAATTTTGCAGAATTTTCTCCaaatcattttatcttttttgttttgtttttaattgtcagtGTTATTCTTGCTGCTATTTAATAGTAATACTTTAAGATTTTTTTGGAGTGGGATGGTTATCAAAATACTGcatgattaaaataaaagacacatgtGTAccatattaagtaattaattcatcattaCCTATTTACATGAATTTGCATATATAGTcatatgtatttactttttgtcttgtttttcataaattgTGTGTTTAAGTTATGCACTATGGATAATTGTGTGTCcttaataaatcataaataatttttaaaaaacatcacttttttttttttttagcatttctacatttacacatttttgtcaatattgagcagaatatattctaaatacaaccatttttttctaaatttttgacaaattatgtcaaATGTGTAATATACCACAGTGTTGTAATGTagacgtggattgtatttttttttctcattttagttcacaattattttcctgtatataatcagatttttatgggaagaaaattactggttacaccaactgacactgggttagatcacgtAAATGACCCATATATCAATGGATGGAGAAGGTCAATTTGTAAGGTGGTCATATGGTACACTGGAAAACCAATATGTCTATTCAAACCTAAcccagcattaaaatgaagcttTGTAttgagacatttaaaaaatgctttcagAACCCACTgctttttagttaaaaaaataaaaatcaacggtgcttttattttgatactcGTACCGGAAATCCAATAACTTAAATCCGGGTAGCTTGACGTGGCGTCGCTGGCCGCCCTGGGCAGAGAAAACCACGGCTGTTGCTCGGTTTGTTTGGTGCGGGAGGCGGCTGTTTATTCTCAGCGTTTACAGGATTTAATCACTCAGCAGTCAACTTCGGTGTTGAAACGCAGCACTTGTTCGCTCAGCAACTCACGGGACAATGAATGGTAAGTCAACGAACGGTTCGCTGGGGGGGATGGCCTGCATCGAGGGTCTGCCCCCGCTGCCGAAGAGCCTGAGCGGCTTGCTGAACTCGAGCGGCGGCTCCTGGAGAGAAATGGAGAGGATGTACGTGAAGAAAACCATGATCCAGGACGACCTGAGCCGGGGCAGGAACAACACCGACAACCTGCTGGCCAACAAGCCGGCCAACCTCGACGCTGCTCTGGCTCTCCTGCGGAAAGAAATGGTAACAATTCAACCactgtgttcatttttatttgacgAACAGAAAGTGCTCCGTTTTTCACCCCTGGTTTGTTCACGCCGTTTAATCCCTATGTGCTGCATTCGCATACAGCCAAATTCCCTAAAGAAACTCGGGTACTTTGGTGTTTCCTGGCTTTTGCACAAACTTGCACTCTTTTTAGCACCCAACTTAAGGCTTTTACAAACTAATAGAGTCTCCTGGTAAATTCGGCATGCATACAATTTAACATAAACCACATTTTATAAAGAACATGTCTACTTTCTGGTATGGATCTCGCTTTTCCAGCAGCAGCCCTCTTATAtattagagcagggatgggcaacttaaatactggagggggccacaatttttcatgttcactaccacagggccacatataggaccgtgcacttaaccagatatgatgaaactgcaattttaaatatgtttacagtgcagtaacttcacatatttcatgctcaaatgcatgtataacagtataaataggaatacaaaaggtttgaagcaaacaaaaaataaccacttactgtgatttttttttcagtgcaagaatagcagaccaacattaattgcaagaagtaattttgtgcatttttacactgcacttttaagatttcatgcttaaaaaaaaagcccaaaatgaCTAGCCTCTTTGTGCATTGTCATCAGCTCTGTTTTGTGATTAGTATGTCTGCCGATTTTATGGAAATGACCTATTGATTCCTAAAGTGTGGCTTTCTATATGCTGCTCAGTGTACAAAGTCGTTTGTAAGCATGACAAGATAAAAAGcgtttttttgcaaatgaagTCTGGCATTAAGAACCCCAGAGTCAAAAGAAACCAGGATAAGGAACAGCTTTGCACTGGATGAGACAATTTAAGCCACTAGGTTCGTGCTGATTTTTATTCTAAGCTCAATTTAATACCTTTTTAGCTtctgtataatttttttcattgcaCACGAGCAAGCATTAAACCCTGCAGTGAGCTAATACATGTCACATTTATTGAGGTGTAAACAGAGAAAGACTTATGGCACACTCTTTCACACTCCCTTGCCTGTGGCAGGGATTTTTCATAACAGAACCAGACCAGATTTCATTGTCAGGGCAGACTTCTTAATGGTTGTTGGTCAATACATAACAACAGGCTGTTTCTCATAGCTAGTAATTTAGATGAAAGAGGTTAAACTGTTGCAGAAACTTTATCCCTTTGCCATTTGGATTTTTGTTACAGGCTTTAGTAAATCCTATTTCTGCCTCACatgctccccccccccccccctccctgcaGCAGCTCCCTCATTACTGCAGGcttattgcttttattgttgCTGTTAATGTATTACTATGAGTTTGCAGTTCATTGTCTAATAACTTGTTTTGGTCCAATATGTTAGAATCTGCAGGCCGCTCCTCTGGTTTATGGAGCAAAGCGCTcgttttcagctgtttttaacTGTGTCTGACTTTCATGTCTGCCTCTGTAGTTTGTGTGCAAGACAATGCAGTGACCCTCAGTTCATACTGCACTGTCAGCTGAGTGGTATGCAGTAGAAATGCCCTTTTCAACCCTGTCAGAAGCCTTTTTTTAGCCCTGAATATATAATGTCATAATGTCAGTTAGGGGTGCGTGCAACTAAGGATTATTATCATCTCCTGTTtatcctgtttttatatttttggatgAAAGAAAAGTTCATACAAGACATGATAAAGTCAACACAAACCATCAAGCTTCACTTGTTTTGTCTGAGCAATAGTCCAAAGATCAAACtgcaaaaatatacacacatgcaccaaTATTGAGGTTTTAGAGGCTGCaaccagtcaatttttttgacatttttctttgttaaatAACTTAAATGATTTATCAATTGTAAACATTTTGTAGATAATGTTTCTcttgatcaaataatcaatgGATTGACTCTTTGTTTTAGCACTGTTGGTGTGTTATTGATGTAATTTGACTAATAGGTGTCTGAAAAGCTGAAAACATTATcgattttattgcttttttgacaaaaaagtaaTTCAGTAATTCCTTTGTTAATAACTTAACCATTAAGATACAATGACATGCTAGTTCCAGCTTCTTAAGTCTGAGGATTTGCTGCATTTcgtagtaaaaaataaataaatatatcagaTTTATTAAGTTTTGACTGGTGGTCGGACAAAATGAtgacataatgattatctcaagAAAGATCTTGtatcacttttacttttaaaatcattgtttaaaAGCAGATTTAATGTTTAGTTTGGgtgtttttgatactttatggtcatgcatgcatgtgcatacAGTTGATTTTTGCAGTTTGTGTCAGAACTACACTACACAGCTTCGCATTTTTCCTTGTAGCTGAAGTTAGTATgtatatgtacactaccggtcaaaagttttagaacaccccaatttttccagttttttattgaaattcaagcagttcaagtcaaatgaacagctagggagggtacaaaggtaagtggtgaactgccagaggtaaataaaaaaggtaagcttaaccaaaactgaaaaataatgtacatttcagaattatacaagtaggcctttttcagggaacaagaagtgggttaacaacttaactctatggagtcttgggctattttgtccatttttgaattcttttcgtgtctttgtaagtcattttgtgtcttttttttgtcattttgtgtctttttttggtcattttgtgtcttttggtgtcttttttgtcattttgtgtcttttttttgtcattttgtgtctttttttttgtcctttagtccaacataaaatgtgattttgaatcttttttttactttcaaaacactatcatgctcaataaaggattttaaatgttgcaaatgtgcattaatctcagagtacactgagacattaaactgcataattttcaattaaattctggaaaagttggtgtgttctaaaacttttgaccagtagtgtatgtatatatgtatatgtatatatatattttttgtattattgtttgTGTGCCTGTTAATTCACAGTTAAAAATCATTGTCATAAAAAAATTGTTGAAACAAATCATGAAATGACTCCACCATAAATGCGTATTAATCCTGACCCTGCTGCCGTCTCTCCTCCAGGTGGGTTTGCGTCAGCAGGACATGTCCCTGCTGTGCCAGCTGTGGTCGCTGCACGAGTCCATCCAGGAGTACAAGGGCAGCTGCCAGGACCTGAGCGCCGCCTCCTCCTGCATGATGGAGAACGGCTACTTCGACGAGGACGACGAGTACTACCCGGAGCCCGGCGCCACGCCCACCGGGGAGCAGCCGGACGGAGACGTCGGGGACGGCGCCGCCAAGAACGGGAGCCTCGGCGGCAAAGACGACAGCTGGGACTCCTTTCACGTCACCATCTGAGGCCTCGTTCTCGGCCTTTTTCTGCAGATGTATGCATATTTTTGGGGGTGAAAGACCTGAGAATGAACTAGATGGTTAGCGATAGCAGCTTATTGGATCTCCAGCTTGCCCCCTCAGGTGAAACACGCCCCTGCTTGTGctgcagaagtttttttttttttttttgcagcgcGACCAGGAGCTTCATCAAACTGCAGAGCTGATCGGCCGGCTGCTCTAAAACTCAGGAGTTGTGGATGGATTGTATTCGAAGGCTCCATATACTCAAAATtaggcaatatatatataatttctttttataaacggctctgctgctgcttctatATCCAGTGGTTTTGCTCGCCAGTCACCCTTTTTTggcagaaccttttttttttttacatatacaaaatatatgaacaaagttgtattatttattatataatataaataacaagaTATTTGCTTTTCCtgttactctctctctctacggAAGTTTTGTACTGCAACTCTACCCGGCAACAAGGGTACAGCATTTACAGGTTGGGGGAGGTCCCGAAAACGGGGCTTCAAAAGTGAACGCACAGAGGACGGAAGACCTGAACTCTGCAAACGTACGATCGGCCGAtggagacagtgtgtgtgtgttacttttTAAGTGGTGAAATCATTCATTTATCTAAATCCAGAAGGTCTGAAGAGAAGTTTTCAGACTTCAAGAATGGAGAAAGAAGAGGTGAAGTCTTCGTATCGGCTCGCtcgcagtgtaaaaatgcttgAAACTGAGTGAGTTTCGGTGCAGGAGTGAcacttttctgccttttttttttttgtttcgaCGGGGCAGATATTGctctgaaaatgtgaaatgttcAAAATGCTGGAAACAGTTTTAACCTTCACAGTGTTTGGATGCATTACGGGCAAATTTTCGCTGGTTTGGTGAAAGGCCCAGATGGTTTCGATCTGGGAAAGTTCTGTTTTCTACTCAGCTGTGGATAATCTCTTTCATGAAGCATCGACTGAGGAGTTAAAGCATAATCCTAGCTTATTGCAACTTGGTTCTCATAGTCATTGCCGTCATTCCTATCAGTAATAACACTTTACTCCGGCTCTGAAATCTTGGAAGTCAGCAGTTAAGTTGCGCAAAATCATCATAACTGACAGAAACGACTatgaaaactattaaaaaaataaggctGAAGTTATAATCAACATCAACACAGCCAGGTAGCAAATGTTAACTAGCCAGCATTGATTAAAAATAACCAGGAAAAATGACTTATTCTGCCATTTTTTCCTACATAACCAGCTTTGAGACTTTTCTTCTAAATATGCTCTATCGAATAAATGTTGCCAAGAAATGAGAAACTGTGATCAACTTCTCGCATACTTGCAGTTGGATTGTCTGTTAATATATCACAGTGACGTTAAATCTGATGGGGAAAGTTCAATTTTTGTTGGAACTAATGTGTTCTGTTGTCACGGTAACCTTCAGATGTTGCCGCATTGtaaacacagagctgcaggcttGGTAGCAGCTTTGAGCTGAATACAGGGTACTTTCTACTAATACtttgtattttacattaaacTGATGCTGTGCAGCATCCAGCAGGTACCTGGAGTTCCACTATACAGGCTCGACACCAGGCTGGACGCGATTTAACTTACATCTGAGGCATGTAACGGGTAATATACAGGAATATATCCATCCGTTTATATGCTTTTCACGCATATGGATATCATTATACTGTTTCAACTTACCTGCAAACTTTCTACAGGCTGTTTAAGTATCTGAGCCTCCTAAAACTGAAGTAGATGGAGAGTTTATAATACAAGACAACTAAGAATATTGTAATACGGgcttacttttgtgtctttactatgtaataaaacaaaagatTTGAGCGAAAAACGTTGGCCGctgcaattaaaaaatgttttattgcaaatttgtgataaaaaatgtattaatatgaaTCAAAAACTTTTAGttgcaaatctaaaagttttgcatTTGAATCAGACTCTGAAAACTTTAATGTTTGAtttgcatttatacatttttaatcacatttattcGACTTTCAATGGAGCATTTTTGATTGAGAGCAATACTATCGATACtgcaaaatattttctgttttattacacagtaaagacagaaaaagggagCTCATATTATAACAGCTAGTGTTTTTAATTCAGGAGTTCCTGTTGGATCTCTGCTTGCTGTTTAAAAACTTCTAGAGCAGCAGCGATTAGTCCATTTATCGATGAGTCGGATGgcggaaaaataatgaaaatggactctaaattgttgtttttatgctgtTATCCAGCGACGTGCAAAGACATTTGGATGTGCAAATATTTCTGCTACACATATGACTTATCAGTGCAGTCTTCCTAAAT is a window from the Centropristis striata isolate RG_2023a ecotype Rhode Island chromosome 18, C.striata_1.0, whole genome shotgun sequence genome containing:
- the fam89a gene encoding sprT-like domain-containing protein Spartan yields the protein MNGKSTNGSLGGMACIEGLPPLPKSLSGLLNSSGGSWREMERMYVKKTMIQDDLSRGRNNTDNLLANKPANLDAALALLRKEMVGLRQQDMSLLCQLWSLHESIQEYKGSCQDLSAASSCMMENGYFDEDDEYYPEPGATPTGEQPDGDVGDGAAKNGSLGGKDDSWDSFHVTI